In Chloroherpetonaceae bacterium, a single genomic region encodes these proteins:
- a CDS encoding S8 family peptidase: MNRQRVVLSLLLLLSTAWPLVAQKRPIALSELERAKLHPTFQEMLRAVRNATSSSNKFPEAFNLLWREATIHTGRVHAVVWTENAALLRAKGLHINSDFGKFVTVMATPEELEMLVRMPEVQYVDMIPTSEVTDDVSVPETGANLLHAGFLGGQRYTGRGAIVVIIDSGIDWRHLDFRDPTDTTRTRILSIWDQTLSAQSGESPPAGFNYGVEYTQAQINAALAGGTPLRTRDENGHGTHVAGIAVGNGLAFAASTGNLANRRFIGVAPEADIIVVRAGVGREIRGTWIDGLQYAQNRASALGRPVVINMSFGSNLGPRDGTDAGSVAIDALSNTPGRICVAAAGNSGADSLHIAGSIAAGGSATIEFQVQRTTAALTPGASNDGFEFEVWLNNNAAVTATLTAPNGGTLFTAADGQSGTASDNTQGTVAFSNSVSAGNGHRRISFSVRDVDTTRPPASGTWLLTLSNPSAPVSFDGYRNTLSAAYTVRLVGGDTRQTIGGGLNSARRAITVGSYATRWFWQAANGSTFGLTATDRTGNISTFSSLGPTRDGRIKPDIAAPGQMIIAALSATATNPSPPAASSIAVGGRHQVLNGTSMAAPHVTGAVALMLAVNPTLTWEQVRTVLQQTANVDAFTGSVPNNTWGAGKLDALEAVARTVQSASTVRQTVLVYDQNIAGFAFGLRDTRRFAVRFTPTVSGRITGAFIRLVPATGTLPVTGTGPLNLEIFSDNQGVPGTRIGNLVTQSFLQLSGGNAYLDLLGARVDVVSGINYHLVLSLANPASGDTLLLGGDNGSAPTNRSSVFQNGQWANFDGPNSPLTGTARSSNLMIRPIITTVTGISSVAEERTLQPLRFELAQNYPNPFNPSTTIRFTIPRSESVQLDIYDILGRKVATLLQNERLPAGIYTVPFNAAALSSGVYFYQLRAGTFKDTKKMLLLK; encoded by the coding sequence CTATCCACACAGGGCGTGTGCATGCCGTAGTTTGGACAGAAAATGCGGCTCTGCTGCGTGCAAAAGGACTGCACATCAACTCGGATTTTGGCAAGTTTGTAACTGTGATGGCGACGCCAGAGGAATTAGAAATGCTGGTACGCATGCCTGAGGTGCAATATGTGGATATGATTCCGACCAGCGAAGTCACCGATGATGTGAGCGTGCCTGAAACTGGAGCAAATCTGTTACACGCAGGATTTTTGGGGGGACAGCGTTATACAGGACGAGGAGCTATCGTGGTGATTATTGATTCAGGAATTGACTGGCGGCACTTGGATTTTCGCGACCCAACCGATACGACCCGCACGCGCATTCTTTCCATCTGGGACCAAACGCTGTCAGCACAGTCAGGCGAATCACCACCCGCTGGGTTTAACTACGGCGTCGAATACACGCAAGCACAGATTAATGCGGCACTGGCAGGTGGCACGCCGCTCCGCACGAGAGACGAGAATGGACATGGCACCCATGTAGCAGGCATTGCAGTTGGCAACGGTCTGGCTTTTGCTGCTAGCACAGGTAACCTTGCCAATCGTCGCTTCATAGGCGTCGCCCCCGAAGCAGATATTATCGTCGTGCGCGCAGGAGTAGGCAGAGAAATTCGTGGCACGTGGATTGATGGTCTGCAGTATGCGCAAAATCGTGCCAGCGCATTGGGCAGACCTGTCGTGATTAACATGAGCTTTGGCTCAAACTTAGGACCGCGCGATGGCACCGATGCGGGCTCTGTAGCGATTGATGCCCTGAGCAATACACCCGGACGCATCTGTGTCGCTGCAGCAGGCAATAGCGGTGCGGATTCTTTGCACATTGCAGGTAGCATCGCAGCAGGTGGCTCTGCTACAATTGAATTTCAAGTTCAACGCACCACAGCCGCACTGACACCTGGTGCATCTAACGATGGATTCGAGTTTGAAGTGTGGCTAAATAACAACGCAGCCGTAACGGCTACGCTGACGGCGCCAAACGGTGGCACGCTCTTCACAGCTGCAGATGGACAGAGCGGCACAGCCTCTGACAACACGCAGGGCACAGTGGCGTTCTCAAATAGCGTTTCGGCAGGCAATGGTCACCGCCGCATCAGTTTCAGCGTCCGTGATGTGGATACCACGCGTCCTCCTGCTTCGGGCACTTGGCTACTGACGCTTTCTAACCCTAGTGCGCCAGTATCGTTTGATGGGTATCGCAATACACTAAGTGCGGCCTATACTGTGCGTCTTGTCGGAGGCGACACTCGCCAGACTATTGGAGGTGGCTTAAACAGCGCACGACGGGCGATTACTGTGGGCAGCTATGCAACACGCTGGTTCTGGCAAGCAGCTAATGGCTCAACATTCGGCCTAACGGCAACAGACCGCACAGGTAACATTTCCACATTCAGTAGCTTGGGGCCGACACGTGATGGACGCATAAAGCCAGACATTGCGGCGCCGGGACAAATGATTATTGCAGCACTCTCTGCGACTGCCACCAATCCCAGTCCACCAGCTGCTTCAAGTATTGCTGTAGGCGGACGGCATCAGGTTCTAAATGGCACAAGTATGGCAGCCCCACATGTAACAGGCGCAGTAGCATTAATGCTGGCCGTAAATCCTACGCTCACTTGGGAGCAAGTACGGACAGTGCTGCAACAGACGGCGAATGTGGATGCCTTCACAGGCAGCGTGCCCAACAACACATGGGGAGCCGGCAAGCTGGATGCGCTGGAGGCTGTAGCACGCACCGTTCAGAGCGCATCAACCGTGCGTCAAACCGTACTGGTCTATGACCAGAACATAGCAGGCTTTGCATTTGGTTTGCGCGACACCCGCCGCTTTGCCGTGCGTTTTACGCCAACAGTGTCAGGCCGCATAACTGGTGCATTTATCCGCTTAGTGCCTGCAACAGGGACTTTACCCGTAACAGGCACTGGACCACTAAACCTCGAGATTTTTAGCGACAATCAAGGTGTGCCGGGCACGCGCATCGGCAATCTGGTTACGCAAAGTTTCTTGCAACTGAGCGGTGGTAATGCATATCTGGATTTGCTCGGTGCGCGCGTAGATGTCGTGTCAGGCATAAACTATCACCTCGTGCTCTCACTGGCGAACCCCGCTTCTGGCGACACGCTGCTGCTAGGAGGCGATAATGGATCCGCACCTACTAACCGCTCATCGGTCTTCCAGAATGGACAGTGGGCAAATTTTGATGGACCAAACTCACCTCTTACAGGCACCGCACGAAGCTCTAACTTGATGATTCGGCCTATCATCACAACCGTGACGGGCATCTCTTCAGTAGCTGAAGAACGCACTTTGCAGCCGCTGCGATTTGAGTTGGCGCAAAACTATCCCAATCCGTTTAACCCCAGCACAACCATTCGCTTCACCATTCCACGAAGCGAAAGCGTGCAGTTAGACATCTATGACATTTTGGGGCGTAAGGTTGCAACCCTATTGCAAAATGAACGGCTCCCTGCAGGCATTTACACTGTGCCGTTCAACGCTGCAGCACTCTCCAGCGGTGTCTATTTCTACCAGCTTCGCGCTGGAACATTCAAAGACACAAAGAAAATGTTGCTGCTTAAGTAA
- a CDS encoding metallophosphoesterase, with amino-acid sequence MPKLTILNLLLYIGLHLTVGFYLFRKVSQLLSGFDIKDRQRVRKWAGWTVASLMSLPTLGFALNRIEELRGSLLNNTIFLIGSAWILWVMIALVLLVPADVLMWLLRRLYAVWQYILSYARLRRPAESTAPALLRVEDAPLATLPAEDDVVTVVMPQLSRRAFLRQVAPLALGFAAPSVITGYSLLNNRTEFIINRMTLRFPDLPLELQGLKIAHLSDIHSGIYMPERKMEEIAEAVNALQPDLVAMTGDFIMSHRDEIEPFVRAFVRLRSTFGTFACAGNHDEWVGLEHFEEAMRQHRQRLLRNETAVLCIDGVQLNVIGVDFARSNPHLLKEALKTAHPEGFKLLLCHYPDYFTTAKQAGVDLMLAGHTHGGQIALDLGGISLYPIDLFYKYPRGLYEEGKQKLYVNLGVGFSATPIRTVQPEIALITLARL; translated from the coding sequence ATGCCAAAACTAACGATTCTAAATCTTCTTCTCTACATTGGGTTGCATCTTACCGTTGGCTTTTACCTTTTTCGCAAAGTCAGCCAGTTGCTTAGCGGCTTTGACATCAAGGATAGGCAGCGTGTGCGGAAGTGGGCAGGCTGGACGGTGGCAAGTTTGATGAGCTTACCAACGCTTGGCTTTGCACTGAACCGTATTGAAGAACTGCGTGGCTCACTGCTGAATAATACGATTTTCCTTATCGGTAGCGCGTGGATTCTTTGGGTAATGATTGCGCTGGTGCTGCTGGTGCCAGCCGATGTGCTAATGTGGCTGTTGCGGCGTCTTTATGCAGTCTGGCAGTACATTCTAAGTTACGCTCGCTTGCGCCGTCCAGCTGAAAGCACAGCGCCAGCGTTGCTCAGAGTGGAAGATGCTCCACTAGCGACGTTGCCCGCAGAAGATGATGTGGTGACGGTAGTCATGCCCCAGCTCTCACGCCGTGCATTTCTGAGGCAGGTTGCGCCGTTAGCTTTAGGGTTTGCCGCCCCCAGCGTCATTACGGGTTACAGCCTGCTGAACAATCGCACAGAGTTTATCATCAACCGAATGACCTTGCGCTTTCCAGATTTGCCGCTGGAATTGCAAGGACTCAAAATTGCACACCTAAGCGACATTCACTCCGGCATCTATATGCCCGAGCGCAAAATGGAGGAAATTGCCGAAGCGGTTAATGCTTTGCAGCCTGACCTTGTGGCAATGACCGGCGACTTCATAATGAGCCACAGAGATGAAATTGAGCCGTTTGTAAGAGCTTTTGTACGCTTGCGCTCAACGTTTGGCACATTCGCCTGTGCAGGAAACCATGATGAGTGGGTAGGACTGGAGCACTTCGAGGAGGCGATGCGTCAGCATCGGCAGCGGTTGCTGCGCAACGAGACCGCCGTGTTGTGTATTGATGGAGTGCAACTGAATGTGATAGGCGTGGATTTTGCCCGCTCAAACCCGCATCTCTTGAAAGAGGCTCTAAAGACCGCACACCCTGAGGGCTTCAAATTGCTGCTTTGCCACTACCCCGACTACTTCACTACGGCAAAGCAAGCTGGCGTGGATTTGATGCTCGCTGGACATACGCACGGCGGACAAATCGCGCTGGACTTGGGCGGCATTTCACTCTATCCGATTGACCTTTTCTACAAGTACCCGCGTGGGCTTTACGAGGAAGGCAAGCAAAAGCTGTATGTGAATTTAGGGGTAGGCTTTTCAGCAACGCCAATTCGCACTGTGCAGCCTGAAATTGCTCTCATTACATTGGCGCGGTTGTGA
- the trpS gene encoding tryptophan--tRNA ligase, with protein sequence MTKRILSGMRPTGKLHLGHFVGALENWVALQNERLPNGEPAYQNFHLIADYHSLTTNLDTSHLYEYAIEMVIDWLACGIDPERSPVFRQSQVKEHTELFLIFSMLITTSRLERNPSLKEQVRDLALETVVYGHLGYPVLQAADILLYKGEVVPVGEDQLPHIEITREIARRFNQQYPKPDGSAVFPEPEGKLTRFSRLVGLDGKAKMSKSLGNTILLSDPPDEVMKKMRTAVTDPQKVRKGDPGNPDICTVFAYHKKFTDAAQTAEIDRDCRSGTLGCVECKKRCADSISRFLEPILERRASLAAQPERVRDILHDGEARARKVAQATMQEVRETMKLG encoded by the coding sequence ATGACCAAGCGTATTTTAAGTGGTATGCGTCCCACTGGCAAGCTGCACTTAGGGCATTTTGTCGGCGCACTGGAAAATTGGGTAGCTCTGCAAAATGAACGCTTGCCAAACGGTGAGCCTGCATACCAGAACTTTCACCTTATCGCAGATTACCACTCACTCACCACCAACCTTGACACCTCGCATCTTTACGAGTATGCGATTGAGATGGTCATTGACTGGCTGGCGTGCGGCATTGACCCCGAGCGCAGCCCTGTATTTCGCCAGTCGCAGGTAAAGGAGCACACTGAGTTATTTCTCATTTTTTCAATGCTTATCACGACTTCTCGCTTGGAACGAAACCCTTCACTTAAAGAGCAAGTGCGAGATTTGGCACTGGAAACGGTGGTCTATGGGCATTTGGGCTATCCAGTTTTGCAAGCTGCTGATATTCTGCTCTACAAGGGTGAAGTTGTGCCTGTCGGTGAAGACCAACTGCCGCACATTGAAATCACTCGTGAAATTGCACGTCGGTTCAATCAGCAGTATCCCAAGCCAGATGGCAGCGCTGTTTTTCCTGAACCAGAAGGGAAACTGACCCGCTTTTCTCGCCTTGTTGGCTTAGACGGCAAAGCCAAAATGTCAAAATCGCTCGGTAACACGATTTTACTTTCTGACCCACCCGACGAAGTGATGAAAAAGATGCGCACCGCCGTTACCGACCCGCAAAAAGTGCGCAAAGGTGACCCGGGCAACCCTGACATCTGCACGGTGTTCGCTTATCACAAGAAATTTACAGACGCCGCTCAGACGGCAGAAATTGATAGGGATTGTCGTAGCGGCACGCTGGGCTGCGTAGAGTGCAAAAAACGCTGTGCGGACAGCATTTCCCGTTTCCTCGAGCCAATCTTGGAGCGGCGTGCATCGCTGGCGGCTCAGCCTGAACGCGTGCGCGACATTTTGCACGACGGTGAAGCCAGAGCACGCAAGGTGGCCCAAGCCACCATGCAAGAAGTGCGCGAGACGATGAAATTAGGGTAG